A window from Roseburia sp. 499 encodes these proteins:
- a CDS encoding LacI family DNA-binding transcriptional regulator — protein sequence MEHQKENEKKITISDVAEALGVSKTTVSRAISGKGRIGAETRERVLTYIKEHNYKPNALAKGLAQLKTYNIGVVLPEDYTLVDLPFFQTCLMGISEVAVSMDYDILLTMGRENENTQLMRMVENHKVDGIILMRTFTKDQSVEYLKKTGIPFVTIGSTNYPEVIQVDNDHKNACRELISILLMKKMQRIGIVGGIESHVVTQSRLQGYIEAYENAGLTVDKSIIHVNADREAMIERAVEKLLGADVDCIVCLDDAVCMQVLNKLRKENIRVPEDMKVASFYDSSVLENHMPSITSLSFNVRELGMTACRTVLDMIEGKKVARRTLLGYEVILKESTK from the coding sequence ATGGAGCATCAAAAGGAAAATGAGAAAAAAATTACGATTTCTGATGTGGCAGAAGCGTTAGGGGTGTCGAAAACTACGGTTTCCAGAGCTATTTCAGGAAAAGGAAGAATCGGAGCTGAGACAAGGGAAAGGGTTTTGACTTATATAAAAGAGCATAATTATAAACCAAATGCTTTGGCAAAGGGATTGGCACAGTTAAAGACGTATAATATTGGTGTCGTATTGCCGGAGGATTATACACTGGTGGATTTGCCATTTTTTCAAACATGTCTTATGGGAATTAGTGAAGTTGCGGTAAGTATGGACTATGATATTTTACTGACCATGGGAAGAGAAAACGAAAATACACAATTGATGCGTATGGTGGAAAATCATAAAGTTGATGGTATCATTCTTATGCGTACCTTTACCAAAGATCAAAGTGTAGAATATTTGAAGAAAACAGGAATTCCTTTTGTAACAATAGGAAGTACAAATTATCCTGAAGTGATTCAGGTAGACAACGATCATAAGAATGCTTGCCGAGAGTTGATTTCTATTCTTTTGATGAAAAAAATGCAACGAATTGGGATTGTAGGCGGAATTGAATCTCATGTAGTAACTCAAAGTCGTTTGCAGGGATACATAGAAGCGTATGAGAATGCCGGGCTTACAGTAGATAAGAGTATTATACATGTAAATGCAGACAGAGAGGCTATGATAGAGCGGGCTGTTGAAAAACTTCTGGGTGCGGATGTGGATTGTATTGTGTGTCTGGACGATGCTGTATGCATGCAAGTATTGAATAAACTACGAAAGGAAAATATCAGAGTACCGGAAGATATGAAGGTAGCCTCTTTTTATGATAGCTCGGTATTGGAGAATCATATGCCTTCCATTACATCTCTTTCCTTTAATGTAAGGGAACTTGGAATGACAGCTTGCCGGACAGTGCTGGATATGATAGAAGGAAAAAAGGTAGCGAGACGAACGTTACTAGGGTATGAAGTAATATTAAAGGAATCCACCAAATAG